TGAAGCGCATTCCGAGAGCTACTACGTCAAGATCTGGGCCATTCTGTTGCTCCTGCTCGTGGTCAGTGTCCTCGGCCCGATGCTCGAGATTCAGGTCATCACGCTGCTGACCGCCTTCGGGATTGCCTTGGTCAAGGCCTACCTGGTGGTCAAGCACTTCATGCATCTGAACGTGCAGCCCCGCTTCGTGACCTACTTCCTGAGTACGGCGCTGGTCTTCATGCTGCTCTTCTTCGCCGGCACCGCGCCCGACGTCATGAAGCACGAGGGCGATCAATGGATCAAGTCCCCGGTGGAGCTGCCGCCTAGCGGTGGCAGCCACCACTAGCGAAGAGGTCGCCCCCATGGCCTCTCGCGCCGCGTCCGCCAGCCTTCGGGTCGTCACGAACCCGCAGCCGCCGGTC
The DNA window shown above is from bacterium and carries:
- a CDS encoding cytochrome C oxidase subunit IV family protein, which codes for MSEHAEAHSESYYVKIWAILLLLLVVSVLGPMLEIQVITLLTAFGIALVKAYLVVKHFMHLNVQPRFVTYFLSTALVFMLLFFAGTAPDVMKHEGDQWIKSPVELPPSGGSHH